A region from the Flavobacterium enshiense genome encodes:
- a CDS encoding heavy metal-binding domain-containing protein, producing the protein MKKIIFSAVLMAFVMTSCNQKNKEAETNNSEMMSHDSTMVDHNSKTMESDSKMYACPMHLEVTGNKGDKCTKCGMELTEEVTK; encoded by the coding sequence ATGAAAAAAATAATCTTTTCTGCCGTTCTAATGGCATTCGTAATGACTTCTTGTAACCAAAAAAACAAAGAAGCTGAAACTAATAATTCAGAAATGATGAGCCATGACTCCACCATGGTGGATCATAATTCTAAAACTATGGAAAGCGATTCAAAAATGTATGCCTGTCCAATGCATCTGGAAGTTACTGGAAATAAAGGGGACAAATGCACAAAATGCGGTATGGAATTGACTGAAGAAGTCACAAAATAG
- a CDS encoding efflux RND transporter permease subunit: MVEKLISFSLKNRFIVLLVAAGLFGWGVYSVQQNPIDAIPDLSENQVIVFTEWMGRSPQVIEAQVTYPLVSNLQGIPKVKNIRGASMFGMSFVYIIFEDNVDTYWARTRVLERLNYAQRLLPQDVVPTLGPDGTGVGHIFWYHLDAKGMDLGEQRALQDWYVKFALQTVPGVAEVASFGGFEKQYQLVLDPLKMQYYNVSMMEVMNAVKSNNNDVGGRKFEMSNMSYIVRGLGYIKNIKDVENIAIKNYNAVPVRVKDIGSIQMGGDLRLGIFDENGKGEVVGGIVVMRYGENADKVIKAVKEKMKEVEKGLPEGVSFKTSYDRSELIEKAIASVKGTLIEEMIAVSVVILIFLFHWRSALIILIQLPISVAVGFILLEAFGISSNIMSLTGIALAIGVVVDDGIVMVENSYRNISEKQEEMVNNKESV; this comes from the coding sequence ATGGTCGAAAAATTGATTTCATTCTCCTTAAAAAACCGTTTTATAGTGCTGCTTGTTGCAGCTGGACTATTTGGTTGGGGAGTTTACAGTGTGCAACAGAATCCTATTGATGCCATCCCTGATTTATCAGAAAACCAGGTTATTGTTTTTACGGAATGGATGGGAAGAAGTCCGCAGGTAATAGAAGCACAAGTGACCTATCCTTTGGTTTCCAACCTTCAAGGTATACCAAAAGTTAAAAACATACGTGGTGCCTCCATGTTTGGGATGAGCTTTGTATATATCATTTTTGAAGATAATGTAGATACCTATTGGGCAAGAACCCGAGTATTGGAAAGACTAAATTATGCACAACGTCTACTTCCACAAGACGTTGTTCCAACATTGGGTCCTGATGGTACAGGAGTTGGCCATATTTTTTGGTATCATTTAGACGCCAAGGGTATGGACTTGGGAGAACAAAGAGCTTTACAAGACTGGTATGTGAAATTTGCATTGCAAACAGTTCCTGGTGTAGCGGAAGTAGCTTCTTTTGGTGGATTCGAAAAACAATACCAATTGGTTTTAGATCCGCTCAAAATGCAATATTATAATGTCAGCATGATGGAAGTTATGAATGCCGTAAAATCAAATAACAACGATGTTGGAGGGCGAAAATTTGAAATGAGCAATATGTCGTATATCGTAAGAGGTTTGGGATATATCAAGAATATCAAAGATGTAGAGAATATTGCCATAAAAAATTACAATGCTGTTCCTGTGCGGGTAAAAGATATTGGTTCGATACAAATGGGAGGTGATTTACGATTGGGAATTTTTGATGAAAACGGAAAAGGAGAAGTTGTTGGTGGAATTGTAGTAATGCGTTACGGAGAAAATGCCGACAAAGTAATAAAAGCGGTAAAAGAAAAAATGAAAGAGGTCGAAAAAGGGTTACCGGAAGGGGTCTCTTTTAAAACTTCGTATGATAGGAGTGAACTGATAGAAAAAGCCATTGCATCAGTCAAAGGAACGCTAATTGAAGAAATGATAGCAGTATCAGTTGTTATACTCATTTTTCTTTTCCATTGGAGAAGTGCCTTAATTATACTTATTCAGCTTCCTATATCTGTAGCCGTTGGGTTTATTTTGCTTGAGGCTTTCGGTATATCCTCTAATATTATGTCACTAACGGGTATTGCTCTGGCTATTGGAGTCGTGGTTGACGATGGTATTGTAATGGTGGAAAATTCATATCGAAATATTTCGGAAAAACAGGAAGAAATGGTTAACAATAAAGAATCCGTTTAA
- a CDS encoding efflux RND transporter permease subunit, with amino-acid sequence MKEKLIKIFKKEQDPLSSEEKLKIIEASSKLVGPGVFYSTIIVIASFLPVFLLTGMEGKLFSPLAYTKSFILIVDAFLAITLTPVLISFLLKGKLRPEEKNPINSKLEAIYTPILTFCLKWRKTILGFNIVALLFGVLMFTRLGSEFMPPLDEGSILFMPVTLPDVSNSEVKRILQVQDKLIKSVPEVDHVLGKAGRANTATDNSPISMIETIILLKPEDEWREDKTKNDIITEINNKLQIPGVTNGFTQPIINRINMLSTGIRTDVGIKIYGASLDTIDVLSQKIKKALEGTSGVKDLYAEPITGGKYIDIQAKRDVIGRYGLSIDDINNVVEAAIGGMKLTTTIEGRQRFSVNARYAQEYRNSLDALKKLQIQTMQFGPIPLETVADVKISDGPPMINSENAMLRGSVLFNVRERDLGSTVKEAQKKLNAMMTKMPKGYYVEWSGQWENQIRANKTLSLILPIVVVIIFLILYFTYRSMKEALITMITVPFALIGGIFMVYFYGINLSVAVAVGFIALFGMAIETAMLMTIYLNESMNKMVEKYGNNNEVITEEILRQYIIDGSAKRLRPKLMTVSVSLFGLIPILWATGTGADVMLPITVPLIGGTITSTIYVLLVTPVVFEMVKLRELKANGKIEILDAKE; translated from the coding sequence ATGAAAGAGAAACTAATAAAAATATTCAAAAAAGAACAGGATCCATTGTCTTCAGAAGAAAAACTCAAGATAATTGAAGCATCATCTAAATTGGTGGGTCCGGGTGTTTTTTATTCAACAATCATTGTAATTGCTTCTTTTTTACCGGTGTTTCTTCTCACGGGAATGGAAGGTAAATTGTTTAGCCCATTAGCGTATACAAAATCCTTTATTCTTATTGTTGATGCATTTTTGGCTATCACACTAACACCGGTACTAATTAGCTTCTTGCTCAAAGGAAAACTTCGTCCGGAAGAAAAAAATCCAATCAATAGCAAACTGGAAGCAATCTACACGCCTATACTAACCTTTTGTTTGAAATGGCGTAAAACAATATTGGGTTTCAATATTGTGGCATTACTGTTTGGCGTGTTAATGTTTACCCGTCTGGGGTCGGAATTTATGCCTCCGTTAGATGAAGGCTCTATTTTATTTATGCCGGTAACATTGCCAGATGTATCCAATTCTGAAGTAAAAAGGATTTTGCAAGTACAGGACAAATTGATAAAATCAGTACCCGAAGTAGATCACGTTTTAGGAAAAGCAGGTAGAGCAAATACGGCAACAGACAACAGTCCGATAAGCATGATTGAAACGATTATTTTATTAAAGCCTGAAGACGAGTGGCGAGAAGACAAAACAAAAAATGATATTATAACTGAAATAAATAATAAACTGCAAATTCCGGGAGTAACAAACGGTTTTACACAGCCTATCATCAATCGTATCAACATGCTTTCTACAGGTATTCGAACGGATGTTGGAATAAAAATTTACGGTGCAAGTTTAGATACAATCGATGTTTTATCTCAAAAAATCAAAAAAGCCTTAGAAGGGACTTCCGGAGTAAAAGATTTATATGCAGAACCCATCACAGGAGGTAAATACATAGATATTCAAGCAAAACGAGATGTTATTGGACGATACGGACTTTCTATTGATGATATCAATAATGTTGTCGAAGCGGCTATTGGTGGAATGAAATTAACCACAACCATTGAGGGAAGACAACGGTTTTCTGTAAATGCAAGATATGCTCAGGAATACCGAAATAGTCTGGACGCATTAAAGAAATTACAAATACAAACGATGCAATTTGGCCCAATTCCGTTAGAAACGGTGGCTGATGTAAAGATAAGTGATGGTCCGCCCATGATAAACAGTGAAAATGCGATGCTTCGAGGAAGCGTATTGTTTAATGTTCGTGAACGTGATTTGGGCAGTACGGTAAAAGAAGCACAGAAAAAATTAAATGCAATGATGACTAAAATGCCCAAAGGGTATTATGTGGAATGGAGCGGACAATGGGAAAACCAAATCAGAGCCAACAAAACATTGAGTCTGATATTGCCTATAGTGGTCGTTATTATTTTCCTTATCCTATACTTTACCTATCGTTCCATGAAAGAAGCCTTAATCACCATGATAACCGTACCATTTGCCTTAATTGGTGGAATTTTTATGGTCTATTTTTATGGTATTAACTTGTCTGTAGCGGTAGCTGTCGGGTTTATTGCCTTGTTTGGAATGGCCATAGAAACGGCAATGCTAATGACCATTTATTTAAATGAATCCATGAACAAAATGGTGGAGAAATACGGAAATAACAATGAGGTTATCACCGAAGAAATATTGAGACAATATATTATTGATGGATCAGCAAAAAGGTTACGACCAAAACTAATGACGGTTTCCGTTTCATTATTTGGTCTGATTCCTATTCTTTGGGCAACAGGAACCGGAGCCGATGTAATGCTTCCTATTACTGTTCCACTTATTGGCGGTACAATTACGTCCACTATTTATGTTTTATTAGTAACACCAGTTGTTTTTGAAATGGTAAAACTCCGCGAGCTAAAAGCAAATGGTAAAATAGAAATTTTAGATGCTAAAGAATAA
- a CDS encoding TolC family protein produces MLKNKYYIVIGCLILSLTSSRAQTLSLDEVLKKIETDNPQLKMYDADIQSMDTAAKGAKSWMPPQVETGFFMTPYNSKMWKADEMSPGMGSYMLGITQMIPNSRKLNADFKYMNAMSSVEKENKNYTINQLNALAKTNYYQWIVLNKKIKIANDNLLLLDYMIKSMEIRYQYNMDKLPTYYKAKSQYSVLQSMIVMLQNDIAQKRIMLNMLMARDKNTPFDIDSAYKLTDFNLIKTDTTLLSQNRSDIKAIEKTMALNQLKIEAEKTKFLPEFGVKYDHMFAFGQQPQQFSLMGMVTIPMPWSTKMNKANISSFQIKNESLNWQKQMILNEASGMISGMQTELTNLKKQYDIAEKNIIPALRKNYDTAIIAWQNNTGDLFVVLDAWEALNMAQMDSLDKLQAILATQVEIEKQLETK; encoded by the coding sequence ATGCTAAAGAATAAGTATTATATCGTAATAGGTTGTTTGATTTTAAGCCTCACTTCAAGTAGGGCTCAAACACTTTCGTTGGATGAAGTTTTGAAGAAAATAGAAACTGACAATCCGCAATTAAAAATGTATGACGCTGATATCCAAAGTATGGATACAGCTGCAAAAGGTGCTAAAAGCTGGATGCCACCACAGGTCGAAACAGGTTTTTTCATGACACCTTACAATTCTAAAATGTGGAAGGCTGATGAAATGTCACCCGGAATGGGGTCTTATATGTTGGGAATCACGCAAATGATACCGAATTCCAGAAAGCTGAATGCCGATTTTAAGTATATGAACGCAATGTCTTCCGTGGAAAAGGAAAACAAAAATTATACGATTAATCAGCTCAATGCTTTGGCAAAAACAAATTACTACCAATGGATTGTACTGAATAAGAAAATAAAAATTGCCAATGATAATTTATTGCTTTTGGACTACATGATTAAAAGTATGGAGATACGCTATCAATATAACATGGACAAACTACCAACATATTACAAAGCAAAATCTCAATACAGTGTATTACAAAGTATGATTGTCATGCTGCAAAATGACATAGCACAAAAACGAATTATGCTTAATATGCTGATGGCAAGGGATAAAAATACCCCATTTGATATTGATTCGGCATATAAATTAACCGATTTTAATCTGATAAAGACCGATACAACGCTGCTTTCCCAAAACAGAAGTGACATTAAAGCTATTGAAAAAACAATGGCGTTAAATCAACTGAAAATAGAAGCCGAAAAGACAAAGTTTTTGCCGGAGTTTGGAGTTAAATACGACCATATGTTTGCTTTTGGACAGCAACCCCAGCAATTCTCTTTAATGGGAATGGTTACCATTCCAATGCCTTGGTCAACCAAAATGAACAAAGCCAACATTAGTAGTTTTCAAATTAAAAATGAAAGTCTTAATTGGCAAAAACAAATGATACTGAATGAAGCGTCGGGAATGATTTCAGGAATGCAAACGGAACTGACAAATCTTAAAAAACAATATGATATAGCTGAAAAAAATATTATTCCGGCCTTGCGTAAAAACTACGATACTGCCATTATTGCCTGGCAAAATAATACGGGAGATTTGTTTGTTGTACTCGATGCCTGGGAAGCGTTAAATATGGCACAGATGGATTCGTTAGATAAATTACAAGCTATTTTGGCAACACAGGTTGAAATTGAAAAACAACTGGAAACGAAATAA
- a CDS encoding efflux RND transporter periplasmic adaptor subunit, with protein sequence MNRYLKYSLITIAIVTIGFAVYYFATKSDNHSSHEQQAVVYTCSMHPEIIRDKPGNCPICGMTLVKKITNNHTEENNSIENVLKPTDNFIVGNYQTTMAKDTTISNVINLPGLVAYDPNSSVNIAARISGRIEKMYVNYKYQKVTKGQKLFDLYSPELLTEQQNFIYLISNDAANTSIVEASKQKLMLYGMSGNHINSLMATKRANPVISIYSPAYGIIDATETMEVNSNTMSNASATSEILNVKEGNYIKKGETVFKLVNTDKVWGVFNVLQGYNGLLKMNQPITITTELDENNSINANINFIETQFNASDKSNRIRVYLNNAKLKLPIGLRLQGSVKTNPIKATWLQKQAFVSIGNKKIVFIKMNNGFKAKEIKTGIEMGDYIQVINGISIKDTIAKNAQYLIDSESFIKTE encoded by the coding sequence ATGAACAGATATTTAAAATACAGCTTAATAACCATTGCGATTGTAACGATTGGGTTTGCAGTCTATTATTTTGCAACCAAATCGGATAACCATTCCAGTCACGAACAACAAGCAGTGGTTTATACCTGTTCGATGCATCCGGAAATTATTCGGGATAAACCGGGAAATTGTCCTATTTGCGGTATGACTTTAGTAAAAAAGATTACAAACAATCATACAGAAGAAAACAATTCAATCGAAAATGTTTTAAAGCCAACGGATAATTTTATTGTTGGAAATTATCAAACCACAATGGCAAAAGATACAACGATAAGCAATGTAATTAATTTACCTGGGCTTGTGGCATACGATCCAAATTCCTCCGTAAACATCGCGGCAAGAATAAGTGGAAGAATTGAAAAAATGTATGTGAATTACAAATACCAAAAGGTCACTAAAGGTCAAAAACTGTTTGATTTATACAGCCCCGAATTACTTACGGAACAGCAAAATTTCATTTATTTAATTTCAAATGATGCTGCTAATACTTCCATTGTTGAAGCTTCAAAACAAAAATTAATGCTCTACGGAATGAGCGGTAATCATATTAATTCCTTAATGGCAACAAAACGGGCAAATCCCGTAATTTCAATTTATAGCCCTGCTTATGGCATAATTGACGCGACGGAAACAATGGAGGTCAATAGTAATACAATGTCAAACGCAAGTGCTACTTCCGAAATACTAAATGTGAAGGAAGGAAACTATATAAAAAAGGGCGAAACTGTTTTTAAATTAGTGAATACCGATAAAGTATGGGGTGTTTTTAATGTTTTACAAGGATATAACGGATTACTAAAAATGAATCAACCCATTACCATTACTACAGAATTAGATGAAAATAACAGCATCAATGCAAATATAAATTTCATAGAAACGCAGTTTAACGCATCTGATAAATCCAATAGGATTCGGGTGTATTTAAATAATGCTAAATTAAAACTACCTATTGGTTTACGTTTGCAGGGTAGCGTAAAAACTAACCCGATTAAAGCGACTTGGTTACAAAAACAGGCATTCGTCAGCATTGGTAACAAGAAAATAGTTTTTATAAAAATGAATAACGGCTTTAAGGCAAAAGAAATAAAAACGGGAATTGAAATGGGAGATTATATTCAAGTCATCAACGGAATTTCCATTAAAGATACTATAGCTAAAAATGCACAGTATTTAATAGACAGTGAAAGCTTCATTAAAACCGAGTAA
- a CDS encoding efflux RND transporter periplasmic adaptor subunit — protein MKKMINRSITVLLVFMMVIACTTKNKEDHSGHDMGKETTFYTCSMDPQIKEDKPGKCPICHMPLTPIKNNDTEANEISLSKQQIQLGNITTQTIAATQNSLEQSYTGVLTINQEKINTISARAMGRIEKLYFKTIGGYVRKNDALYSLYSEDIAIAKQDYFTAYKQLSMPGDFGKNAQNMLNAAKQKLLFFGLSNAQIENIRNSKVISPYTTFYSTTSGYISEIIATEGTYMMEGSPIIKLADLSNLWLEAQVNVNYSKNVSLGQNAKVSFTDFPDKTMNAKVSFINPEINPDTRLLLIRLQVPNKNLELKPGMQAMVKLNQSIKKGIFIPVDAVIREENASYIWIEKSPGIFENLMVETGIESNGLIEIKSEIDVSKKIVITGAYAINSEYKFRKGTDPMEGMKM, from the coding sequence ATGAAAAAGATGATAAACCGCAGTATTACAGTACTATTAGTATTCATGATGGTAATTGCATGTACTACTAAAAACAAAGAAGACCATTCAGGACATGATATGGGGAAAGAAACTACTTTCTACACGTGTTCCATGGATCCACAAATAAAGGAAGACAAACCGGGAAAATGCCCTATTTGTCACATGCCTTTAACACCAATAAAAAACAACGATACAGAAGCAAATGAAATAAGTTTAAGCAAACAACAAATACAACTGGGAAACATTACCACGCAAACTATTGCAGCAACGCAAAACAGCTTAGAACAAAGCTATACGGGAGTTTTAACCATTAACCAAGAAAAAATCAATACCATTTCAGCAAGAGCAATGGGACGAATTGAAAAGCTTTATTTTAAAACGATTGGGGGATATGTGCGTAAAAATGATGCTTTGTATTCTTTATACAGTGAAGATATCGCCATAGCCAAGCAGGATTATTTTACGGCTTACAAACAACTTTCCATGCCGGGTGATTTTGGGAAAAATGCTCAAAATATGCTAAATGCGGCCAAACAAAAACTTTTGTTCTTCGGATTGTCGAATGCACAAATCGAGAACATAAGAAACAGCAAGGTAATTTCACCGTATACAACTTTTTACAGCACAACAAGTGGTTATATTTCAGAAATAATAGCCACAGAAGGAACTTATATGATGGAAGGTTCCCCTATAATAAAATTGGCTGATTTAAGTAATCTTTGGCTCGAAGCACAAGTAAACGTGAACTATTCAAAAAATGTTAGCCTTGGACAAAATGCCAAAGTTTCTTTTACCGATTTCCCCGATAAAACAATGAACGCGAAAGTTTCTTTCATCAATCCCGAAATCAATCCGGATACCCGACTGCTTTTAATCCGATTGCAAGTGCCAAATAAAAATTTGGAATTGAAACCCGGAATGCAGGCAATGGTTAAGTTAAACCAATCAATTAAAAAAGGGATTTTTATTCCGGTAGATGCGGTTATCCGAGAAGAAAATGCCTCTTACATTTGGATTGAAAAAAGTCCGGGGATATTCGAAAACCTTATGGTGGAGACAGGGATAGAAAGCAATGGACTGATTGAAATTAAATCAGAGATTGATGTTTCAAAAAAGATTGTAATTACTGGGGCTTATGCCATAAATAGCGAATATAAATTCCGAAAAGGGACTGACCCAATGGAAGGAATGAAGATGTAG
- a CDS encoding AAA family ATPase — METNIINTPQRKTNWYVITGGPSSGKTTTVNLLKERGYITTFEHARHYLDTQRLKGRTVEEARKNQREFQLGVLDMQIEQENEIAPNVQVFLDRAIPDALAYYRFLNLSVDEKLAKALQMVSYKKIFILDSLPLKNDYARSEDEQAQKKIHELITEVYESLPFPVVHVPVLSAEERVDFILKNL; from the coding sequence ATGGAAACTAATATTATAAATACTCCGCAAAGAAAAACAAATTGGTATGTCATTACAGGTGGTCCAAGCTCGGGTAAAACCACCACTGTCAATTTACTGAAAGAAAGAGGGTACATAACAACTTTTGAGCATGCGAGACATTATTTAGACACGCAACGACTAAAGGGAAGAACAGTTGAAGAAGCAAGAAAAAACCAAAGAGAATTCCAATTGGGAGTTTTGGATATGCAGATTGAACAAGAAAATGAAATTGCACCAAACGTTCAGGTATTTCTTGATAGAGCAATTCCGGACGCTCTTGCCTACTATCGTTTTTTAAACCTATCGGTAGATGAAAAGTTAGCTAAAGCACTACAAATGGTTTCTTATAAAAAGATTTTTATTCTGGATTCCCTTCCATTAAAAAATGATTATGCCCGAAGTGAAGATGAACAGGCACAAAAAAAAATTCATGAGTTAATTACCGAAGTTTACGAATCCTTACCCTTTCCGGTAGTTCATGTTCCGGTTCTATCGGCTGAAGAAAGGGTAGATTTTATTTTGAAAAATCTTTAA
- a CDS encoding heavy metal translocating P-type ATPase, translating to MTHTYNIAGMTCDNCKSKVENALNTIDGVEATVSLNPPIATITMEKHIPTEQLQQALAIAGNYTITMSNLAHNHQTSEAAREKVSLEHHTHHSKMTMAVSGNTKGKYYCPMHCEGDKTYDKPGNCPVCGMNLEKLVELDTIPKMYTCPMHPEVIKEGPGSCPICGMDLVPMEPTDTEENRTYLDLLKKMKIATLCTVPIFIIAMMEMLHNNPLFQIMDSSKWNWVQFLLSIPVVFYAGWMFFTRAWKSIITWNLNMFTLIGIGTGVAFVFSIVGMLFPNVFPEEFKTEHGTIHLYFEAATVIITLVLLGQLLEARAHSQTSGAIKELLKLAPTEATLVENGKDKVISIHDIKKGDLLRVKPGDKIPVDGKIMEGTSTIDESMITGEPIPVDKKTGDEVTSGTINGNRSFVMVAEKVGSETLLSQIIKMVNDASRSRAPIQKLADSISKYFVPIVVIIAVLTFFVWAKFGPDPALVYGFINAVAVLIIACPCALGLATPMSVMVGVGKGAQSGVLIKNAEALENMNKVDVLITDKTGTITEGKPSVEKIYASNSDENSLLQNIASLNQYSEHPLAQAVVNYAKTKNTSLIEVKDFENVTGKGVVGTVNSKIVALGNKKLMEQVNVVVSDDIENRIITEQKLGKTVSYIAVDNIAVGFVSITDAIKSSSAAAIKELMRQGVEVIMLTGDNANTAKAVADILHLSSFKAGCLPEDKLKEIKRLQSEGKIVAMAGDGINDAPALAQSDIGIAMGTGTDVAIESAKITLVKGDLQGIVKAKNLSHSVMKNIKQNLFFAFIYNVLGVPIAAGVLYPTFGILLSPMIAALAMSFSSVSVIANALRLRNLKI from the coding sequence ATGACACATACGTATAATATAGCTGGCATGACATGTGATAACTGCAAGTCAAAAGTAGAAAATGCATTAAATACTATTGATGGGGTTGAAGCTACAGTTTCCTTAAACCCACCGATAGCCACTATAACTATGGAAAAGCACATACCGACGGAACAGCTTCAGCAAGCGCTTGCAATTGCCGGTAACTACACCATAACTATGAGCAATTTAGCTCATAACCATCAAACATCCGAAGCCGCGAGAGAAAAAGTATCTCTTGAACACCATACTCATCATTCCAAAATGACAATGGCAGTTTCCGGAAATACCAAAGGGAAATATTATTGTCCGATGCATTGCGAAGGAGATAAAACTTATGACAAACCAGGTAATTGTCCGGTTTGTGGAATGAATCTGGAAAAATTGGTTGAATTGGATACCATCCCAAAAATGTATACCTGTCCGATGCATCCCGAAGTTATTAAAGAGGGGCCAGGTTCTTGTCCTATTTGCGGAATGGATTTGGTTCCGATGGAACCAACGGATACTGAAGAAAACAGAACCTATCTGGATTTGCTGAAAAAAATGAAGATTGCCACGCTTTGTACGGTTCCGATTTTCATTATCGCCATGATGGAAATGCTGCATAACAACCCGTTGTTTCAGATAATGGACAGCAGCAAGTGGAACTGGGTGCAATTTCTGCTTTCGATTCCGGTTGTATTCTATGCAGGTTGGATGTTTTTTACCCGTGCATGGAAATCAATAATCACATGGAATTTGAATATGTTCACGCTGATTGGAATAGGAACCGGAGTAGCTTTTGTGTTTAGTATTGTAGGGATGTTGTTTCCGAATGTTTTCCCGGAAGAATTTAAAACCGAACACGGAACTATTCATCTTTATTTCGAAGCAGCAACAGTAATTATCACGTTGGTCTTGTTGGGACAACTATTAGAAGCTAGAGCGCACAGCCAAACCAGCGGTGCGATAAAAGAGTTATTGAAACTGGCGCCCACAGAAGCAACTTTAGTGGAAAACGGAAAGGATAAAGTCATTTCCATTCATGATATTAAGAAAGGGGATTTATTACGTGTAAAACCCGGAGACAAAATTCCTGTTGATGGGAAAATCATGGAGGGCACAAGTACTATTGATGAATCTATGATTACCGGAGAGCCCATACCGGTAGATAAAAAAACTGGAGACGAGGTAACTTCCGGTACTATAAACGGAAATAGATCTTTTGTAATGGTTGCCGAGAAAGTTGGTTCAGAAACACTATTGTCGCAAATTATTAAAATGGTTAATGATGCGAGTCGCTCAAGAGCACCAATCCAAAAATTAGCCGATAGTATTTCAAAATACTTTGTCCCCATTGTGGTAATTATTGCAGTACTAACATTTTTCGTTTGGGCAAAATTCGGACCTGATCCGGCATTAGTTTACGGTTTCATCAATGCGGTTGCAGTCTTAATTATTGCGTGTCCTTGTGCTTTAGGACTAGCAACGCCAATGTCAGTAATGGTTGGGGTAGGTAAGGGAGCACAATCAGGTGTTTTGATAAAAAATGCAGAAGCGTTAGAAAACATGAACAAAGTTGATGTTTTAATAACCGATAAAACTGGGACTATTACTGAAGGAAAACCATCAGTAGAAAAAATTTATGCATCTAATAGTGACGAAAATAGTTTATTGCAAAATATTGCTTCTTTAAATCAATATAGCGAACATCCATTGGCACAGGCCGTTGTAAATTACGCTAAAACAAAAAACACTTCTTTGATCGAGGTTAAAGATTTTGAAAATGTTACTGGAAAAGGAGTTGTTGGTACAGTAAACAGTAAAATAGTAGCATTAGGAAATAAAAAGCTAATGGAGCAAGTGAATGTAGTTGTTTCGGATGACATAGAAAATCGAATTATAACCGAACAAAAACTAGGAAAAACAGTATCCTATATAGCAGTGGATAATATAGCAGTCGGTTTTGTATCGATTACCGATGCTATTAAATCATCTAGTGCAGCAGCGATTAAAGAACTAATGCGCCAAGGAGTCGAGGTAATTATGCTTACAGGCGATAATGCTAATACTGCTAAAGCTGTAGCCGATATACTGCATTTAAGTTCTTTCAAAGCCGGTTGTTTACCAGAAGATAAACTTAAAGAAATTAAGCGATTACAATCCGAAGGCAAAATTGTTGCAATGGCAGGCGACGGAATAAACGACGCACCAGCCTTAGCGCAATCCGATATAGGAATTGCAATGGGAACCGGAACCGATGTAGCCATAGAGAGTGCTAAAATTACATTAGTAAAAGGTGATTTGCAGGGAATCGTAAAGGCTAAAAATCTAAGCCATTCCGTGATGAAAAACATCAAGCAAAATTTATTCTTTGCTTTTATATACAATGTATTGGGAGTACCTATTGCAGCAGGCGTTTTATATCCGACATTCGGAATTTTATTATCACCCATGATTGCCGCATTAGCAATGTCTTTTAGTTCTGTATCAGTAATTGCAAATGCCCTGAGATTACGAAATTTAAAAATTTAA
- a CDS encoding GDCCVxC domain-containing (seleno)protein → MSYGGKEVELKSTITCPNCGHKKEEMMPTDACQYFYECEKCKTVLKPKQGDCCVYCSYGTVKCPPIQADGDCC, encoded by the coding sequence ATTTCGTATGGAGGAAAAGAGGTTGAATTAAAATCTACGATTACTTGTCCCAATTGCGGGCATAAAAAGGAAGAAATGATGCCTACTGATGCATGTCAGTATTTTTACGAATGTGAAAAATGCAAAACAGTATTAAAACCGAAACAGGGTGATTGTTGCGTTTATTGCAGTTACGGAACTGTAAAATGTCCACCCATACAAGCAGACGGAGATTGTTGCTAG